The following proteins come from a genomic window of Trinickia caryophylli:
- a CDS encoding leucine-rich repeat domain-containing protein codes for MLKKIASNISASISFPVSSSNDETASSSAGHRNMHDFETLRWINDKNRESNELRHTAADRLTTARRGADIDLERLGLTDVPDHLLARVADSRTVSLKGNGLNEVPRRMLTFAKLQSLDLSRNKIEVLSSEIGQLTTMRKLDLSHNRLSELPDSIGQLTQLESLRVRHNALEFVTPSIGNLTNLKKLLLRANVLTELPDEIRRCSRLQELDLSQNHFTVLPETVGSLSQLRKLHVSDNDLTDEVVEIDDVDAQHEGEPGLMIDRAIPQSVGELKKLKELDVSGNTGLSFLPTGFGPLEYASTSRMTVKKFSDRPSVLSELRIHIGNTPLPVELAKDGRLPLLASIPAIEHRELYQPPLARARRTLDEAHDADRPDHGLDAFDENPIARTAHAMPEILAAQTALGGNGQPVLDALLRSLAGGSGTLGAGYAGMHPIHPPAPAGEYTVPVQQSERGVKRVAFADRQGGVRTPSGGARSSARNRVSPPSPTSSTSASSRASSSRVSEPASPRVPQGYPPRARRHDDGYSTMPAPVQQAATQIPYAVPYMAPYPGQPSASQAYAAQPPQMQAPYAQPPHTQATYARPEFPQAAQSPALAELLRALALSSRGPQQPQPLAAPLHTQEVRETLFDYAASGPAAAEQFETDMVGVEQVQHARLTGLAQRHMQQIYMQGPWLQYNLTKARNGQSTRRDLWNLVVTMFRQHVICKLADDVAKENQKKLASDPSKTHLVTDPLPIALMYEVLVSGPGELQIPGFEDLRGQLEKDAGLRMMFAGIVPPDQYEFFRAHIMMEVKAAQTQKNGLDLKEFARKQDFWQAFLREEELGARMAPIGRYGF; via the coding sequence ATGTTGAAGAAAATCGCTTCAAATATATCCGCATCGATCAGTTTCCCGGTGTCGTCGTCCAACGACGAGACGGCGAGCTCGAGCGCCGGCCACCGAAACATGCACGACTTCGAAACGTTGCGGTGGATCAACGATAAGAATCGTGAGAGCAATGAGCTTCGTCACACCGCGGCGGATCGTCTGACGACCGCCAGGCGCGGCGCCGACATCGATCTGGAGAGATTGGGCCTGACAGATGTGCCCGACCATCTGCTGGCTCGCGTTGCCGATTCGCGCACGGTCAGTTTGAAGGGAAACGGCCTGAACGAAGTGCCGCGCAGGATGCTGACTTTCGCGAAACTGCAGAGCCTCGATCTATCACGCAACAAGATCGAGGTGCTCTCGTCGGAAATCGGGCAGCTCACGACGATGCGCAAGCTCGACCTGTCGCACAACCGGCTCAGCGAACTTCCTGACAGCATCGGCCAGCTTACGCAACTGGAGTCGCTGCGGGTACGACACAACGCGCTGGAATTCGTGACGCCGTCCATCGGCAACCTTACCAATTTAAAGAAACTGCTGCTTCGTGCGAACGTGCTGACGGAACTGCCCGACGAGATCCGCCGATGCTCGCGCCTCCAGGAACTCGACCTGTCGCAAAACCATTTCACCGTACTGCCGGAAACGGTCGGCTCTCTTTCCCAATTGCGCAAGCTGCATGTCAGCGACAACGATCTCACCGACGAAGTCGTGGAGATCGACGATGTCGACGCACAGCACGAAGGCGAGCCCGGGCTGATGATCGATCGTGCGATTCCTCAGTCGGTCGGCGAGCTCAAAAAGCTCAAGGAGCTGGACGTGTCGGGCAATACCGGATTGTCATTCCTGCCGACCGGGTTTGGCCCATTGGAGTATGCGTCGACATCCAGGATGACGGTGAAAAAGTTTTCGGATCGGCCGTCGGTTCTGTCCGAACTCCGCATTCATATCGGGAATACGCCGCTGCCCGTCGAGCTTGCCAAGGACGGCCGCCTGCCGCTCCTGGCGTCGATTCCCGCCATCGAGCACAGGGAGCTCTACCAGCCTCCACTTGCCCGGGCGCGACGGACGCTTGACGAAGCGCATGATGCCGATCGGCCAGACCACGGGCTCGACGCGTTCGACGAAAACCCCATCGCGAGAACCGCGCATGCGATGCCGGAGATACTCGCGGCACAAACGGCGTTGGGTGGCAACGGTCAACCGGTTCTCGACGCATTGCTGCGATCCCTTGCGGGAGGATCTGGCACGCTCGGCGCGGGCTATGCCGGCATGCACCCGATTCACCCGCCGGCACCCGCCGGCGAATACACGGTGCCGGTGCAACAGAGCGAACGCGGCGTGAAACGCGTCGCGTTCGCCGATCGGCAGGGCGGCGTGCGCACGCCGTCCGGCGGCGCCAGGTCGTCGGCGCGCAACCGCGTATCGCCGCCTTCTCCGACATCTTCAACAAGCGCTTCCTCTCGCGCATCGTCGTCGCGCGTTTCCGAACCGGCCTCACCGCGGGTGCCGCAGGGTTACCCGCCGAGGGCGCGGCGCCATGACGACGGATATTCGACCATGCCCGCACCGGTGCAGCAGGCCGCGACGCAGATTCCTTATGCGGTCCCCTACATGGCGCCGTATCCAGGGCAACCCTCGGCGTCGCAGGCGTATGCCGCACAACCGCCGCAGATGCAGGCGCCCTACGCTCAACCGCCACATACTCAGGCCACGTACGCCCGGCCGGAATTCCCGCAGGCCGCTCAAAGCCCGGCTCTCGCGGAATTGCTGCGCGCGCTCGCGCTATCGTCGCGCGGCCCCCAACAGCCGCAGCCGCTGGCCGCGCCGCTGCATACGCAGGAAGTCCGGGAGACGCTGTTCGACTATGCGGCGTCGGGCCCCGCCGCGGCCGAGCAATTCGAAACCGACATGGTGGGCGTCGAGCAGGTACAACACGCGAGGCTGACGGGACTGGCGCAACGGCATATGCAGCAGATCTATATGCAAGGCCCGTGGCTCCAATACAACCTGACGAAAGCCAGGAACGGCCAAAGCACGCGCCGGGACCTATGGAATCTCGTGGTCACCATGTTCCGTCAGCACGTCATCTGCAAGCTGGCCGATGACGTCGCGAAAGAAAATCAAAAAAAGCTGGCCAGCGATCCCAGCAAGACGCACCTCGTAACGGACCCACTGCCGATTGCGCTGATGTACGAGGTGCTCGTCAGCGGCCCCGGCGAGCTCCAAATTCCGGGCTTCGAGGACCTGCGCGGCCAACTGGAAAAAGACGCGGGGTTGCGGATGATGTTCGCAGGCATCGTGCCCCCCGATCAATATGAATTTTTCCGAGCGCACATCATGATGGAAGTAAAAGCGGCACAAACGCAGAAAAACGGCCTGGACCTGAAGGAGTTCGCACGCAAGCAGGATTTCTGGCAGGCATTTTTGCGCGAGGAAGAACTAGGCGCACGGATGGCGCCCATAGGCCGGTACGGGTTTTGA